Within Pseudomonadales bacterium, the genomic segment GGCCTGTCCCAGCAATATCTGGTGATCAATGGTGTGTTGCCATTGGAGGCGCTTCAAGATGATCCGCTAGCCGCTGCGATCCACCAACGCGAAGCGTTGGCGCTGGCGAACATGTCTGCTGAACTCAAGGCCCTGCCGCAAGACAGTCTGGCTCTCAAGCCTTTTAATCTGGTAGGGCTGGATGCATTGCGTCATCTGCTCAACGACGCACCGGTGCCCTACAGCACAGTGCCGTCTGCGGTGCAGGCGCCCACAGCCCCGAATCTGTCACAACTGGTCGACGACATCGCCGCCGATGGCCATGGCCTGGTGATGCTGATGGGCAAAGGCGGCGTTGGAAAAACCACCCTGGCTGCTGCCGTGGCGGTCGAGCTGGCACATCGAGGCTTGCCGGTGCACCTGACCACGTCCGACCCGGCTGCGCATCTTGCGCAGACCCTGGACGGCACATTGAATCACCTGACAGTCAGCCGCATTGACCCCCACGAAGTCACCGAACGTTATCGCGAGCATGTGCTGTCCACCAAGGGGGCGAATCTGGACGCAGAAGGTCGGGCCATGCTCGAAGAGGACCTGCGTTCACCGTGCACGGAAGAGATCGCCGTGTTCCAGGCCTTCTCCCGCATCATCCGCGAGGCGGGCAAAAAGTTCGTGGTCATGGACACCGCACCGACCGGGCACACCTTGCTGCTGCTGGATGCCACGGGTGCCTACCACCGCGACATTGTGCGCCAGATGGGTGATAAAGGCGTCCACTTCACCACGCCCATGATGCAGTTGCAGGACCCCAAGCAAACCAAGGTCCTGATCGTCACCTTGGCCGAAACCACGCCGGTACTCGAAGCAGCCAATCTGCAGACCGATTTAAGGCGCGCCGGCATCGAGCCTTGGGCCTGGGTCATCAACAACAGTCTGGCCGCCTGCGCGCCGGCTTCACCTTTGCTTCGTCAGCGTGCCGGCAACGAGCTTCGTGAAATCGAAGCCGTCGCCACGCAGCACGCACAGCGGTATGCACTGGTCCCCCTGATGAAAAACGAACCGGTCGGTGTTCAGCGTCTGCTGGACCTGGCAGGCCACTCCCTTGAAAAGGTCTGATCGATGGGTGTTTTTGAGCGTTACCTGACCGTCTGGGTCGGGCTGGGCATTTTGGCTGGTGTTGGTCTCGGGCTGGTCATGCCCGACGTCTTCCAGACCGTGGCTGCGATGGAAATCGCGCAGGTGAACCTGGTGGTGGCCGTGTTCATCTGGATCATGATTTATCCGATGATGATCCAGATCGACTGGCATGCGGTGAAGGACGTTGGCAAGAAGCCTCAGGGCCTGATGCTTACGCTGGTGGTCAACTGGCTGATCAAACCCTTCACCATGGCCGCGCTGGGCGTGTTGTTCTTTCAGTACGTGTTCGCAGGCTGGGTCGATCCGCAGTCGGCCAGCGAGTACATCGCCGGCATGATCCTGCTGGGCGTGGCGCCCTGTACCGCGATGGTGTTTGTCTGGAGCCAGCTGGTCAAGGGCGATGCCAACTACACCCTGGTGCAGGTGTCGGTGAACGATCTGATCATGGTCGTTGCCTTTGCGCCGATTGCCGCTTTCCTGCTGGGCGTGACCAACGTGACCGTGCCCTGGGAAACGCTGCTGCTCTCGACCGTGCTGTATGTGGTGCTGCCGCTGCTGGCGGGCATGACGAC encodes:
- the arsA gene encoding arsenical pump-driving ATPase, with the protein product MLFLQNPPRYLFFTGKGGVGKTSIACACAVELADAGKKVLLVSTDPASNVGQVFGGTIGNRITPVDSVPRLSALEIDPQGAAQAYRDRIVGPVRGVLPDEVVKGIEEQLSGACTTEIAAFDEFTGLLTDTALTAGFDHIIFDTAPTGHTIRLLQLPGAWSGFLEAGKGDASCLGPLAGLEKQRAQYKAAVQALADPGRTRLVLVARAQAATLREANRTHQELAAIGLSQQYLVINGVLPLEALQDDPLAAAIHQREALALANMSAELKALPQDSLALKPFNLVGLDALRHLLNDAPVPYSTVPSAVQAPTAPNLSQLVDDIAADGHGLVMLMGKGGVGKTTLAAAVAVELAHRGLPVHLTTSDPAAHLAQTLDGTLNHLTVSRIDPHEVTERYREHVLSTKGANLDAEGRAMLEEDLRSPCTEEIAVFQAFSRIIREAGKKFVVMDTAPTGHTLLLLDATGAYHRDIVRQMGDKGVHFTTPMMQLQDPKQTKVLIVTLAETTPVLEAANLQTDLRRAGIEPWAWVINNSLAACAPASPLLRQRAGNELREIEAVATQHAQRYALVPLMKNEPVGVQRLLDLAGHSLEKV
- the arsB gene encoding ACR3 family arsenite efflux transporter encodes the protein MGVFERYLTVWVGLGILAGVGLGLVMPDVFQTVAAMEIAQVNLVVAVFIWIMIYPMMIQIDWHAVKDVGKKPQGLMLTLVVNWLIKPFTMAALGVLFFQYVFAGWVDPQSASEYIAGMILLGVAPCTAMVFVWSQLVKGDANYTLVQVSVNDLIMVVAFAPIAAFLLGVTNVTVPWETLLLSTVLYVVLPLLAGMTTRQLLVKRSPTALGQFVASLKPWSVVGLIATVVLLFGFQAGTIVEKPGVIALIAVPLILQSYGIFFIGWWGAKWLKLPHDIAGPACLIGTSNFFELAVAVAISLFGLNSGAALATVVGVLVEVPVMLSLVAIVNAWKPRTV